GGCTTTCCGGCAGCAATGACGCATGGAACGCCAGAGTCGTCGATCAGGCCGCCGACGGCTGGCCTGCCTTCTATGTCGACAAAGTAATCACGCCACTGTGGGAACGCGGCTATCGCGGCTTTTTCCTCGATACGCTCGATTCGTACCATCTCGTGGCCAAGACCGACGCCGACCGCGCGCGTCAGGAAGCCGGCATGGTGCGTGTGCTCCAGGCAATCAAGGCACGCTATCCAGACGCGAAGCTGCTGTTCAACCGTGGCTTTGAGATTCTGCCCCAGGTGCATTCGCTGGCCTACGGCGTGGTGTTTGAATCGCTGTTCCGCGGCTGGAACCAGGCGCAAGGCACGTACACCGAAGTCAGTCAGCAGGACCGTGACTGGTTGCTTAACCAGGCGCGCATCGTCCGCGAGCAGTACGGCCTGCCCGTGATCTCGATCGACTACTGCCCGCCCACCGACGCCCAATGCCGACGCGACACCGCGCGTCGCATCGGCGCGCTGGGCATCACTCCTTATGTCACCGATTCCGGGCTGCAGACCGTGGGCGTCGGGTCGTTCGAGGTCATGCCGCGCCGCGTGCTGGTGGTGCAGGAAAACGAACTCGATGTTTCCATCGACGACAGCGTCGGCGTGCGTTTCCTGTCGATGCCGCTCAACTATCTGGGCTACCGCGTCGATTTCGCGGAAACGCGCGACACGTTGCCGGAGATCACTCCCGACCGCTATGCCGGCGTGGTGGTCTGGACCAACGGCAATATCCGCCAGAACCCGGGCCGCTTCTACGCCTGGGCGGAGAAACAGATCCGCCAGGGCATCCCCGTGGCCTTCATGAATGGGTTTGGCGCGCAGCCCGACGGGGCGCTGGCACGGATGCTGGACCTGAAGGCAGTCAAGGGCCGCACCTCGGGCGACGTCCAGATCCTGTCGCAGGACAAGATGATGGGCTTCGAGCAGCAAGTGGCCCCGGACCGTACCGATGCGGTGCCGGTGCAGATACGCGATGGCGCGGCGAACACGCGCACGCTGCTGCGCCTGCGTTCGGGCACGCTGACGTATGACGCCGCCGCGATCACGGCCTGGGGCGGCTATGTGATGGGCCCCTACGCCGTGCGGCAGAACACGCCCAAGGGGCAGGACCGCTGGATCGTGCAGCCGATCGACTTCCTGCGCGAGGCATTGCGCCTGCCGTTGATGCCGGTCCCGGATTCCACCACCGAAAGCGGCCGCCGGCTGCTGACCATCCATATCGATGGCGATGGGTTTGCCTCGAAGGCTGAGATTCCCGGTGGCGGATATTCGGGCGAGGTGCTGTTCCGCGAGATCTTCGACCGGTACCGCCTGCCGATGACGATGTCCGTGATCGAAGGCGAGGTCGGCAAAAGCGGCATGTATCCGAAGCTGGCACCGGAACTGGAGCCGATTGCCCGCAAGATCTTCGCGCAGCCGTATGTCGAGGTGGCCAGCCATACCTATTCGCATCCGTTCGAATGGGGCCGGACCGTGCCGGGACAGGAGAGTAACGCCAGGATCATCGAGGGCGATGACACCTATCACCTGGCAATTCCGGGCTACAAGATGGACCTGAACCGTGAAATCGGCGGCTCGATCGATTACATCAACAAGGTGCTGTCGCCGAACAAGCCGGTGAAGCTGGTGTTGTGGCCCGGTGACTGCCAGGCCCCGCCCGAGGCGCTCAAGCTGACCGAAGCCGCTGGCGTGCTGAACATGAATGGCGGCGACACACTGATCACGCGCAGCAATCCGACCTGGACCGCCATCGCTCCGCTGGGCATCCACAAGGCGGATCACACGTTCCAGGTGTTCGCGACCAACCAGAACGAGAACGTCTATACGAACCTGTGGCATGGGCCGTACTACGGCTTCGAGCGCGTGATCGAAACGTTCGAGATGACGGAGAAGCCGTACCGCTTCAAGGCGGTGAACATCTACTACCACAGCTACTCGGGTACCAAGGTGGCATCGCTGAAGGCGCTGCGCAAGGTCTATGACTACGTGCTGACGCAGAACTTGCTGCCGATGCATTCCACCGACTACGTGCTCAAGGTGATCGACTGGCAGGGGATGGCTGTGGCCCGCGAGTTGGGCGATGGCGCCGACGGTGCGCCGGCCAGTGGCGCGTGGCGCGTGCGGGGCGATGGCAACCTGCGCAATCTGCGTTGGACGGGCGCGGGCGTCCCCGACGTGGTCACCGCAACCGGCGTCACGGGTTCGTCGCCGGCGCCGGGCGGCGGCGTCTACGTGCATCTGGATGGCGGCAACGCGCGCTTCCGCTTCGTACCCACGGCCACGCAGTCGGTGCCGGAGCTGCCCGAGGCCAACGGTCTCGTGCGCGACTGGCGCCGCGATGGCAATGTCACCCGCTTTACCTTCGCCGGCTACTACAAGCCGTTCTTCCGGCTCGCCAACGCGGGCCAGTGCAGTGTTTCCATCGATGGCAAGCCAGTAACCGGTGTGCGCGATCGCAATACGCTGCGTTTCGATACCCCGGCGGTCAATGATCCGATCCATGTCCAGCAACAAGTCGAAGTCCGCTGCGGCGCCTGAGCGCGAGCGGCTGTTGCCGCCGGCGCTGGTTCTGACCTTTACCGCGATCGTGGGGGTTGGGCTGGCGCTGATGTTCCCGCGCGAGACCCTGCGTGAGCGCCTGCTTGGTCAGGGGCGGGCCGTCGATGGCCTGACCGTGGCCTATCTCGAGGCGTGGTCGCGTGTGGCGCCCAACGATACGAACTTCATGAGCGTGCTGGCCGAACAGTACGCCCGTAGTGGTCGGCTGGATGATGCCGAAACGATGCTCGAACGCATGTTGGCGGTGAAGGGCCAGGACCTGACGGGCCAGATCCTGCGCACGCGCATCGAGATCACGCAGCAGCGCGCCTATGCGGCCCAGCCGGATTCTGCCGAGCGCGCGGAGCGTCTGGCGATGATGGACGGCCTGCTCAAGGACGCCACCACCCCGGAGATGCTGCGTGCCTGGTCGGTGGCCGACCTGCAGACGCTGGCCACGCAGTCGCGCCAGGTCGGCAATGCGGCTGCGGCCGTGAAGCTCTTCCGCGAACTCAGCGTGCGCGACCCGGCCAACGTGGATTTCTATAATCGCCAGCTTGCCGGCATCGCCCTGGCGGGCGGCAACTATCGCGATTCCGCTCGCGCGTTGTTCGAGGCGCAGGCCCGCGCGAAGAATCTCTACGAGCAGCGCACGCTGTTCCTGCAGGCCCTGCAAACACTGCAGGCCGGCAACCTGCTCGATGAAGCGCTGGCCGAAGCCGAGCGCCACGGTGGAAAGCTGCTCGATGACGCCGAGGTACTGCGCTATCTGACCAGACTGGCGCTGGCGGCGAACAAGCCGGATATCGCGGCGAAGTATGTGGAGCGCCTGCTCAAGCTGTCGGCCAACCGGCCGACGAAGAGCACGCAGCTCGCACAGGCCGAACGGCAGCGGAACCTCCGCCGGGTCTCCGATACCGAGCCGTGGCTCGCGCGCGGCGTGGTGTTCCTCGACGGTCCGCACGGCCTTGCCTTGCGCGAACAGGTGGGCGAATTCGGCCTGCGTCGTGTGGCTGCGGAAGCGATCCCGGCGTCTGGCGTCGTGACGAAGCCGGCCACCCGCGACATCACGCAGGCTGAGGCCCAGGAGACGGCCAAGTCAGAAGTGGCCACGGCTGTCGCCAATGGCAAGACGTTCAATCCCGACGATTACGACCTGGCCTACCGCGTGTTCCTGGCTGCGGGCAAGCTCGATCAGGCCCAGCGCGTGGCGCAGACGGCCGTGGACAAGTTACCCAACGACGCCGTCTGGCGCGAGCGTCTGGCGCAGGTGGCCGAATGGAATCGCCAGCCAATGGTCGCGCTGCAAAGCTGGCTCAAGTATGCGCAGGAGACCAACGACGAACGCGCCTGGAACAACGTGATGCGGCTGGCGCCGGGCCTCAACGACGACCGCGCCTATCTGGCGGCGTTGCGGCATCGTGCGGCGGGCGGCGACCTGAAGACGATCGACGAGGTCGTCGCGGCCTACGAGCGGCTCGGCGAGCCGGAGGCCGGCATGGCATTCCTCGACGGGCTCGCCAACGGGCCGAACGGGCGTCAGGTGATGGAGCGCAATGCCGAACTGGCCGAGCGCGCCGGCAAGGACGACCGCGCGTTCGAGCTCTACGGCCAACTGGAGAAGCGCTTCGGCGCGCGCCCGCTCTACGCGCTCAAACGCGCCAACATACTGTTCGTGCGCGGCCGGCTGGATCAGGCGATGGACGCGATGCTGCCCGCGCGCGACAAGGCCGGCACGCAGGACCTGCTCTATTGGCGCACGTACACCCAGCTTGCTCGCCTGACGCAGCGGGACGATCTGCTCAAGGAGGGCTATCGCCAGATGATGATCTCAATGGCCAAGAGCCATGACGATCACTGCATGGCGATGCCGCCCGGTGCGGCCCGCAACGATTGCCTGGCCGAAGTTCGCGACACCGAGGACGATGATTTCGCGAACCTGATCGAGTACTACGATCGCTGGCCGATCGACGCCGGCCGCATCGCAGAGGCAGGCTGGCGCAAGAACGGCAAGCTCGATGAGCTTCAGTTGGCGATGTACTACTACACGCGCGCGCACGCTTATATCCGCATCGAGCAGATGCTGGCCAGCCTGACTCCCGAGCAGACGCGACAGGCCGAATCGTCGGCGGGCTTCCTGATGCGTCGCGCCGAGTACTGGCGCGCGACCGGTAACCACGAACGCGCGCTTGCCGATCTGCGTCATGCCATCGGGCAGGCCGATGCCGATAGCGAAACCTACGGCGCATTGCTGTGGGCACTCGTCGACATGGGTACCGACACCGAGGTGCGCGCGGTGATGCTGCGGCTGAAGCCAGAGGCGGAGAATGATCCGAGCCTCTGGGGCGCCTACGCGGCAGGCGCGATGCGCTTCCAGGACGGTCGCACCGCCTTGCACTTCCTGCGAAAGATGCAGCGTGGCAAGAGCGCCGATCCGCTCTGGCTCGGTGTGACCGCCGATGCCTGCGAGGCTATCGGCCAGACCGATCTGGCCTGGCGTATCCGCCGGGAGGCATGGGTCGAACTGCATCGTACGTGGGCCGTGGGTGGCGCGAAGTGGGCCGAGGAAAGCGCCGGCGACGAGTATGCCGATGAAGACGAAGAAGATGCGCAGGGCCGTCCGGCACGCTCGGATCTCCGTAGGCAGATGATCGCGCTTGGGCAGATCTTTGCCTCGGCCGATGTGTCGCGTGGACTCGTCGTCGAGATGCTGCGGCGCGATCGCGAAAGCGTCGCCGCGCGCCAGGCCGCGCCCAGCGATCCAAAATCGCCCTCGCAGCTCGGCAACGTGCCGGGTCTGTCCCCGCTCGAAGTGACGCCGCCGCCGGCGCTGGTGGAACGCGAACGGCGCAGACAGGCGCAGCTTACGGCCGCCAGTCGCGAGGTGGCGCTGGCCTGGGCGATGTCGTCGGAGTCGAACGAACTCGCGCGAGCCTGGCTGGCCCGTCAGTACGCCGAGCGGCTGCAGCGGCCCGCGTATGCCGAGATTGCGATTGCGCTCGACGACAACGACATGGACAAGCTCGACCGGATCATGGAGCGCAAGGCCGGGAAGGTGCCTGTGCTGAGCCAGATCGAGGTCAATCGCCAGCTCGACCGGCTTGCCGCCGCCCAGACCCAGGCGTTTGAAACGCAGGAGCTGGCGCGCACCGATGACTCGCTGCAGCAGACACTGCAGGACGCACTGTTGTTCAACGCCCAGGCAATCGAGCCGCGCGCGTCGTACCAGCGTCAGAATCCGCTGGAGTTCTACGAGTACAGCCTGGCCGGTGGTGCCCGGCTTTGGGACGGCTATGCGCTGAACCTGCGCGGCGTGTTCCGCGATCAACGCTCGACCGACCGTACTGCGCTCGACAACGTGCCTGGCAGCGACCGTCGCGCCGAATTGGCGTTGACCTACCGCGACACCCAGAAACTCTGGCTGCTGGGCGTGGGGCGTCGCGACGGCCTGCAGAGCTTCACCACGGCGCGGCTGACCGGCGCGTGGAACCTGGAGGATCGGGTCTCTTTCACTGGCCGGCTCGGCTACAACCAGCAGGCGGACGAATCGGCGCAACTACGTGTGGGCGGCATGAAGGACCTGGTCGAACTGGGCGCGACATGGCGGCTGGGGCTGCGCGAGTTCATTCGCGGACGGATCGAGTACGACCGTTTCTACGGGCAGGACCGCAGTTCGCTGGGGCACGGCATGGTCTACGACGTGGAGGCCGGCTATCGCATTCGCACGCAGTATCCCGACTACACGGTCCGCATCGTCGGCACGCGCGGCATTTACAACACCAACGGCGGCGCGCTGACGCCCACGATGCAGCGGCTGGTGCCGGCCGGTGGCGACGCGACGCCTGCGTTCTACATGCCGCAGAACTTCACGCAGGCAGGTGTGCTGTTCGGCTTTGGCACCGAACTGCTCGACGACTACACGCGCAAGTGGCGGCCCTTCCTGGACGTTGGGGCGCTCTACGACTCGCGCGCGGGGCACAACTTCCGCGGCCAGCTTGGCATGGCTGGCTCGGTGTTCGGCAACGACCACATGTCGATGTACGTGCTGCATGAAACCGCGTCCCGCAACGGCGGCACGCCGCTGACAGAAGTGGGTTTGCGATATCGCTGGCTCTACTGATAGTGAATACTGATGATCGAGTTCTTGAGAGTAACGAGGGGGATGGAAAACATGAACAGGATGACGACTCGCATGGGCCGCGTGATGGCCTGGTGTGGCGCGCTCGGCGCGGCACTGTGGCTGGCTGGTTGCGCGGTTACCGACGTGGGCCGCGCGCCACAGATGTCGCCCGGTGACGTGGTGGCGGTACTGCCCATCGTCAACAACACCGAGACGCCCCAGGCTGGCTTGCGTGCCGAGGCGATCGCCGAATCGCTGCTGAAGACCGGCGGCGTGGCGAACCTCAAGCGCTACCCCGCCTCGCTGAACCCGGAAACGCTGTTCGAACCGGCCGAGCGCGAGGCGGTGGGCAAGGCGCTTGAGTGGGCCCGTGGCGAGCGCGCGCGCTACGCGCTGACGGGTTCGGTGCAGGAGTGGCGCTACAAGGTTGGCGTTGATGGCGAGCCCGCCGTGGGCATCTCGCTGCAGCTGATCGACGTGGCCAGCGGCCAGGTGGTGTGGTCGGCCACCGGCAGCAACGCCGGCTGGAGCCGCGAGTCGCTCTCGGGCGTGGCGCAGAAGCTGCTGCGTCGCCTGCTGGCGCCGCTGATGCAGGGTTGAGCACGGAAGGACGGGGGAGAGACGTGGCCAAGACCGTGGAGACAAGGCGCCAGGGGCAGGGCATCGGCCTGGGCGGGCGCTACGCGCGCTGGCTGGCGCCCGCGGGTGGCGGTGCGGCAGCCGTGATCGAGATGATCGTGATCATGGCGGCGGCAATGGGCATCACCTGGCTAGTGCTGCCGCAGAACCCGCTGCTGCTGGGCATGGGCTTTCCATGGGCCTGGTTGCTGCCGGTGATTCTGGCGCTGCGCTATGGCACGTTGGTGGGCGTTGGCGCGGTGCTGATGCTGCTGGGCGGCTGGTTCTTTTTCGACGAGATCGGCGCGCACAGTGGCGCCTTCCCGCGCATGTTCTTCATGGGCGGGCTGCTGCTGGTGCTGGTGGCGGGGCAGTTCGGGGACGTGTGGAATACGCGCCTGGCGCGAGCGCGGGCCGTGAATCGCTATCTCGACGAACGGCTGGCCGCGCTGACGAAGAACCACTACCTGCTGCGCATCTCTCATGCCCGGCTCGAGAACGATCTGCTGGCGCGCCCGACGACGCTGCGCGACACGTTGTCGCAACTGCGCGCGGTGGCCCTGCAGGACGCGATGAACGGCGGCAAATCCGGTCCGCTGGCCGGCGCGCAGCCGATGCTCCAGGTCGTCGCGCAGGCCTGTCAGGTCGAGGGCGCGGCGCTCTATGCCTGCGATGGCGAGCGTGTCGTGCCGAACGCCGTGGCCAGCATCGGCCCGGCCTTCGAGATCGACGTCAACGATCCGCTCGTGCGGCATTGCCTCGAAACACGCGCGCTGGCGCATCTGCGTTCCACGGGGCTCCAGCAGGACGCGCAGACGCGTTACGTGGCCGTCGCGCCCGTGCTGGCGGGGTCGGACCGGTTGATTGGCGTGCTGGTCGTGGAACGGATGCCGTTCCTGTCGCTGACTTATGAAAACCTGCAGATGCTGATGGTGCTGATGGGCTACTACGCCGATGGCGTGGAACACGCCCGCGCCACGCACGGCATCCAGGAAATGGCGCCGGCTATTCCGTACGCGTTCGCACTCGACTACGCGCGGCTGTCGCGGCTGCGTCACGAGACGGGCATCCAAAGTTCGGTGGTGGCGCTGGTCTTCGACCTCGACGAAGCACGCGATGCGCTGTTCGAGCAGGTCGTGCGCAGCCGTCGTGCGCTCGATGTGGCCTGGCCGGTGCGCAACGCCCATCACCGGGCCATGCTGACGCTGATGCCACTGTCGGACGCCCAGGCGGTATCCGCCTATCTGGTGCGTATCGAGGACATGCTGCGCGCGCAGTTCGGCACCGATTTCTCGAGCGCGCATATTGGCGTCTACACGCTCTCGGTGCCCGCTGAGGGTGCGGAGGAGGCGCTGATGCGGCTGCTGCACCGCTGCCAGCTCGATGGGGCGTCCACGATCACGGCCGTGCAGGCCGATGGCACGCGCGACGCCAGCGTGGCGAGCGCCGGACCGGCACGGGCAGGCTGACCCATGGGCAAGCTGACCTTCGGAGGCGCTGCCTTCCAGATCTCCGCCCTGGCGCTGCTGTTCAGCGGCGGAACGGGGCTGCCGCTGTTGCTGGGCTTCCTGACGCTGCAAGGCGCGGCTGCGGCGCTGCTGGGGCTGGTGTTGTGGCGCCTGTTGCCGCGCCGCTTCCGGACACCGTTCGTGTGGAGCTACGGCTATCTGGCAGCGTTCTGCTTCTTCGTGCCGGTGGGTGGCATATTGGTGTGCGTGGGCAGCCTGTTGTTCTCGAAACTGTTCCCGCGCCGTGGCAGCAACAGCGGTATTGCATCGGTGGCGCTGCCCGAGTTCGTCACCCACCTGATCCAGCGTGTGACCCATGGCGGGGGCGCGCGGCTGCGCGCGCAACTCGGCAATTCGCGCGCGCCATTGCCCGAGCGCATGACCGCGCTGGTAGCCATGCAGTCGATGCCCACGCGAACGGCCAGCCCGATGCTGCGCGAACTGCTGGCCGACAGCACCGACGATATCCGGCTGCTGGCCTACGGCATGCTCGACGGCGCGGAAAAGCAGCTTACGCAGAAGATCCTGGCCGAGCTGCCCCGTCTGGAGTCGGCTGACAGCCCGCAGGCGCGCGGGGAGATCAACCAGCGGCTGGCTGACCTGTATTGGGAACTGATCTACCAGAACCTGGTGCAGGGCGATGTGTACCGCTACACGGCCAGCCAGGTGGAGCGCTACGCCAGCGCGGCACTGGAGATCGACGGCAACATCGCCGCGCTCTGGTACATGCGCGGCCGGCTGGCGCTGACGCGCAACGCGCCCGCCGAGGCGCGCGAGTTCCTGGCTCGTGCCGAAGCGCTCGGCTTCGCGCGTGATCGCGTGTTGCCGCTGCTTGCCGAGGCGGCTTACCTGGAACGCGACTATGCCACCGTGCGCCGCCTGATGGCGGATTTCGACAGTCCTTCGCCGCTCCCACTGGTGCGGCCCTTGCTGCGGTACTGGCAATCATGAGCGAGATTCTGGTCAAGGGAACGTCCGCGGACGTCATGCTGCTTCTGGAAGGCACGTTTCCTTATGTGAGTGGTGGGGTGTCGAGCTGGGTCAATCAGATGATCCGTGCCTTCCCCGATATCCGGTTCGGCATCGTCTTCATCGGCAGCCGCCGACAGGACTATGGCGAGATGGCCTACGCGCTACCGGACAATGTGGTGCATCTGGAAACGCATTTCCTTTACGACTTCGCGCCGCCGCCGATGGTGCATGGCACGAAGGGCGATGCGCACGCCTTCGACCGCTCGGACGAACTGCACGAAATGCTGCGTCAGCGCGGCAGGGAGGTGGAGGCGGGGGATCTGATTCGCGAACTGATGCCAGCGCTGGGCGAGGGCGGCGCGCTGTCCGAGGATGCGTTCCTCTACAGCAAGCGGGCGTGGGACACGATCACCGATCAGTACCGACGGTACTGCACCGATCCGTCGTTCACGGACTATTTCTGGACTGTCCGGATCATGCACAAGCCGCTGTGGCAGCTCGTGCGGATCGTGGACGGGCTGATTCCCGCCAAGGTCTATCACACGGTTTCCACCGGATACGCGGGATTCCTCGGTGCGATGCTGCGGCATCGCACTGGGCGCCCGCTGCTGGTCTCGGAGCACGGCATCTATACGAAGGAACGGAAGATCGACCTGTTCCAGAGCCAGTGGATCCGTGATAACCGGAACATCTTCGAGCGCGACATTTCTCAGATTAGCTACTTCCGCGAGCTCTGGGTGCGCTTCTTCGAGACGTTGGGTCGCGTCTGCTATGAAGCCGGTGACGAGATCACGGCGCTGTACGAAGGCAACCGCAGCCGCCAGGTGCTGGATGGCGCGCCGGCCGAGCGCACGCACAATATCCCGAATGGCATCAACCTGCCGCGCCTTTCCGCGCTGCGCGAGCGGCGCGCGCCGGGTGTGCCGCCGGTGCTGTGCCTGATTGGCCGGGTGGTGCCCATCAAGGACATCAAGACGTTCATTCGCGCGATGCTGACCGTGGTGCGGGAGTATCCCGATGCCGAAGGATGGATTGCCGGTCCCGAGGATGAGGATCCGGATTACGCGACTGAGTGTCGCAGCCTGGCCGAAAGCCTCGGGCTGGGCGGCAAGGTGAAATTTCTCGGCTTCCAGAAAATCGACGAACTGCTGCCGAAAGTCGGCGTGCTGGTGCTGAGTTCGATTTCCGAGGCGTTGCCGCTGGTGGTGCTCGAAGGGTTCGCGGCGGGTGTGCCGTGCGTGACGACCGACGTCGGCTCGTGCAGCCAGCTCGTCTTCGGGCTGCCCGGCGAGGACGCGGCGCTGGGGACCGCGGGCGACGTGGTGCGCATCGCGGACCCGGCGGCGCTGGCCGATGCGGCGCTGAAACTGATCAAGGAGCCCGCGCGATGGCAGGCGGCCCAGGCCGCCGGCATCGCGCGGGTGGAACGCTACTACACGCAGGAACAGATGGTGGGCAGCTATCGCACGCTCTATGCATCGATGATGGCGATGCCGGACAACACGCATCACGCACGCGGCGGGGCAAGCCCGGCAAAGTGCCCGGTGCACGGGGGAGGGCGCTGACATGGCCGGCATCGGATTCGAACTGCGCAAGATGCTGCGGCGGGACAGCCTTTCGGGGCTGATCGGCGCCTATGCCTATGCCGGGGTGATCAGCTCCGGTCCGTGGGTGCTGTCGATCGTCGGCATCCTGCTGATTGGCCTGCTGTCGGTCGGTTTCGTGATTCCGGGCATGCTGATCACGCAGTTCCAGGTCTCGGTGACGTACCTGATCGCGTGCAGCCTGATACTGACCGGGCCGATGCAGCTCTCGTTCACGCGCTTCACCTCGGACCGGCTGTTCGAGCGTCGCGATGATCTGGTGCTGTCGAACTATCACGCGGTGGCGTTGCTGGCCACGATGCTGGCAGGGCTGATCGGGCTGGCGTGTGCGTTCTGGGCCTTTCCGGAGCAGTCGGTGCTGTACCGGCTGTTGATGATCGCGGGCTTCGTGATCATGAGCAACATCTGGATCGCGGCGATCTTCCTGTCCGGCATGAAGCAGTACAAGGCCATCGTGTGGACCTTCCTGATCGGCTATGCCATCACCGTGCTGGCGGCGCTGGCAATGCGCAAGAGCGGGCTCGAAGGGCTGCTCGGCGGCTTTGTGGTCGGCCAGCTATGCCTGCTGGTGGGCATGATCACGCTGATCTACCGGAACTACACCAGCCGCCGCTTCATGTCGTTCGAAGTCTTCCAGAAGCGCTACGCGTATCCGAGCCTGATCGCCATCGGCCTCTTTTACAACCTTGGCATCTGGCTCGACAAGTTCATGTTCTGGTATGCGCCGTCCACCGGCCAGCAGATGATCGGGCCGCTCCATGCGTCGATCATCTACGACATTCCGGTGTTCCTGGCCTATCTGGCGATCATTCCGGGCATGGCCGTGTTCCTGGTGCGGATCGAGACGGACTTTGTCGAGTATTACGACGCGTTCTACAACGCGGTGCGCGGCGGCAGCTCGCTGGAGCATATCGAGGACATGCGCAACACGATGGTCCAAACCATCCGCCTGGGCCTGTACGAGATCGTCAAGGTGCAAGCCATCGCGTCGCTGGTGCTGTTCGTGGTGGGCGGATGGGTGCTGCGACTGCTCGGGATTTCTGAGCTGTATCTGCCGCTGCTCTACGTGGACGTGATCGGCGCCAGCCTGCAGGTGGTGCTGCTGGGCGTGCTGAACATCTACTTCTACCTGGATCGCCGCCGCGAGGTGCTGATGCTGACCGGCACGTTCGTCGTGCTGAATTTCGTGCTGACGCGCCTCACGCTCGAGCTTGGGCCGGCCTGGTATGGCTATGGCTTCGCGGTATCGCTGCTGATCGTCGTAGCACTTGCGTTATATCTTCTCGATCGTAAACTTGACCGTCTCGAGTACGAAACCTATATGCTCCAATAAAGGGCGCGATGCGTGGCGATGCTGCATTTTGCGCGCACGAAACCGTTACGCCCGCAATTGGAAACTGAGAGGAAAAGGTAAAGATTGAGGTTGGTCTGCAACACCCGAAGCGCAGAATCCCCTCTAACGTAGCCTCGACGGGCCGTGTTACCGTTCGGTAACATAACACCGCCGTGCCAGACACAGGCCGTAGTTATCAGAGGGAAGTATGAGAATTGCCTCCGTGGAGGACGACACCAGCCAGGCCGAGCAGATTTGCCAGCTGCTGGATGAAGCGGGCTTTGAATGCTCGAGCTTCGCGACCGGTTCCGCGTTCTTGCGAGCATTGCGGGACCAGGCGTTCGACCTGGTCGTCATGGACTGGCAATTGCCGGACGTCAGTGGTTACGAGCTCGTGAGCTGGGTCCGCCAGCATTCGGGACGCCTGCCACCGATCCTGTTCCTGACCAGTCGCATCGAAGAATCCGATATCGTCGCGGGCCTGTCCGTGGGCGCCGACGATTACCTTGCCAAGCCGATCCGGCCGGGCGAGTTCGTCGCGCGCGTGCGAGCGTTGCTGCGTCGCGCATATCCCAAGACCCTGCACGAAGACGATCTGATCCGGCAGGGCGCCTATATCGTGGACGCGCGCCGGCGCGTTATCGCGCTGGACGGCCAGAACGTCGATCTGTCGCCGCGCGAGTTCGACCTGGCATTGTTCCTGTTCCGCAACATCGGCCGCCTGCTGGCGCGTGACGTGATTGAGCAGGCCGTCTGGGGGCGTGCGATGGATGCC
This genomic interval from Cupriavidus metallidurans CH34 contains the following:
- a CDS encoding tetratricopeptide repeat protein is translated as MGKLTFGGAAFQISALALLFSGGTGLPLLLGFLTLQGAAAALLGLVLWRLLPRRFRTPFVWSYGYLAAFCFFVPVGGILVCVGSLLFSKLFPRRGSNSGIASVALPEFVTHLIQRVTHGGGARLRAQLGNSRAPLPERMTALVAMQSMPTRTASPMLRELLADSTDDIRLLAYGMLDGAEKQLTQKILAELPRLESADSPQARGEINQRLADLYWELIYQNLVQGDVYRYTASQVERYASAALEIDGNIAALWYMRGRLALTRNAPAEAREFLARAEALGFARDRVLPLLAEAAYLERDYATVRRLMADFDSPSPLPLVRPLLRYWQS
- the pelG gene encoding exopolysaccharide Pel transporter PelG, producing the protein MAGIGFELRKMLRRDSLSGLIGAYAYAGVISSGPWVLSIVGILLIGLLSVGFVIPGMLITQFQVSVTYLIACSLILTGPMQLSFTRFTSDRLFERRDDLVLSNYHAVALLATMLAGLIGLACAFWAFPEQSVLYRLLMIAGFVIMSNIWIAAIFLSGMKQYKAIVWTFLIGYAITVLAALAMRKSGLEGLLGGFVVGQLCLLVGMITLIYRNYTSRRFMSFEVFQKRYAYPSLIAIGLFYNLGIWLDKFMFWYAPSTGQQMIGPLHASIIYDIPVFLAYLAIIPGMAVFLVRIETDFVEYYDAFYNAVRGGSSLEHIEDMRNTMVQTIRLGLYEIVKVQAIASLVLFVVGGWVLRLLGISELYLPLLYVDVIGASLQVVLLGVLNIYFYLDRRREVLMLTGTFVVLNFVLTRLTLELGPAWYGYGFAVSLLIVVALALYLLDRKLDRLEYETYMLQ
- the pelF gene encoding GT4 family glycosyltransferase PelF — translated: MSEILVKGTSADVMLLLEGTFPYVSGGVSSWVNQMIRAFPDIRFGIVFIGSRRQDYGEMAYALPDNVVHLETHFLYDFAPPPMVHGTKGDAHAFDRSDELHEMLRQRGREVEAGDLIRELMPALGEGGALSEDAFLYSKRAWDTITDQYRRYCTDPSFTDYFWTVRIMHKPLWQLVRIVDGLIPAKVYHTVSTGYAGFLGAMLRHRTGRPLLVSEHGIYTKERKIDLFQSQWIRDNRNIFERDISQISYFRELWVRFFETLGRVCYEAGDEITALYEGNRSRQVLDGAPAERTHNIPNGINLPRLSALRERRAPGVPPVLCLIGRVVPIKDIKTFIRAMLTVVREYPDAEGWIAGPEDEDPDYATECRSLAESLGLGGKVKFLGFQKIDELLPKVGVLVLSSISEALPLVVLEGFAAGVPCVTTDVGSCSQLVFGLPGEDAALGTAGDVVRIADPAALADAALKLIKEPARWQAAQAAGIARVERYYTQEQMVGSYRTLYASMMAMPDNTHHARGGASPAKCPVHGGGR
- a CDS encoding PelD GGDEF domain-containing protein gives rise to the protein MAKTVETRRQGQGIGLGGRYARWLAPAGGGAAAVIEMIVIMAAAMGITWLVLPQNPLLLGMGFPWAWLLPVILALRYGTLVGVGAVLMLLGGWFFFDEIGAHSGAFPRMFFMGGLLLVLVAGQFGDVWNTRLARARAVNRYLDERLAALTKNHYLLRISHARLENDLLARPTTLRDTLSQLRAVALQDAMNGGKSGPLAGAQPMLQVVAQACQVEGAALYACDGERVVPNAVASIGPAFEIDVNDPLVRHCLETRALAHLRSTGLQQDAQTRYVAVAPVLAGSDRLIGVLVVERMPFLSLTYENLQMLMVLMGYYADGVEHARATHGIQEMAPAIPYAFALDYARLSRLRHETGIQSSVVALVFDLDEARDALFEQVVRSRRALDVAWPVRNAHHRAMLTLMPLSDAQAVSAYLVRIEDMLRAQFGTDFSSAHIGVYTLSVPAEGAEEALMRLLHRCQLDGASTITAVQADGTRDASVASAGPARAG
- a CDS encoding response regulator transcription factor: MRIASVEDDTSQAEQICQLLDEAGFECSSFATGSAFLRALRDQAFDLVVMDWQLPDVSGYELVSWVRQHSGRLPPILFLTSRIEESDIVAGLSVGADDYLAKPIRPGEFVARVRALLRRAYPKTLHEDDLIRQGAYIVDARRRVIALDGQNVDLSPREFDLALFLFRNIGRLLARDVIEQAVWGRAMDAASRTLDTHMSRLRIKLALRPENGVRLASVYSHGYRFEATAAHE